The Mytilus edulis chromosome 12, xbMytEdul2.2, whole genome shotgun sequence genome contains a region encoding:
- the LOC139498085 gene encoding solute carrier organic anion transporter family member 1C1-like, which translates to MSTDLGLQCGIGTFKPNCLQCCATLKIFTVFYSISALMTSTLSVYIASQITTIEKQFGFTSTQSGLLMSCNDIGYLAVTLFVSYFADILHAPRVLSFSTLLFGAAGMICAIPYFVSPMYSKSILSKTSNVSRSGDSFGKMMSSGQLCKASSIFDQSNSNMSCSSQSDSNTSLGVANEFTPVAMTLIAIGMIVQGIGKSPRNAFITTYIDNNVKKTQTAIYIGSVMAVAIFGPVLGFGFGGLFSKIYVTLEDVDISPRDPRWIGAWWLGFLTFGIGSLLTALPVMCFPKRFHVKQTKVNTKVLKKKRKIRMIEGTRGFFKDLFGLLRNKLYVLINVSRCMILIVVSGSVAFGPKYIETQFTLPAWKSNLVIGVTRIIAVSFGTFVGGYITSKKKLPPLGCGRLIVILSLFTIVHYFILMFLGCPTPKIIGYDRNFTNASDTCTSNCNCNSEGYFPVCGSDNKNYFSPCHAGCSSTSKSQGFTNCTCIDPTATATPGLCSTDCQMLVPYLVVTCVFSLVEAIAIMPSFMFMLRSVKEKQKGIAIAMFAFISTLLGWFLGPVIFGEIIDMCCKIWSSRCGVKGSCALYNNLNFRYAIYGFSLILRCIVLIVEIVTYFIARKKTDWSIGETRRESKIDNPEKHNFIVDEGDNNENNRYIQTC; encoded by the exons ATGAGTACAGATCTAGGTCTACAGTGTGGCATTGGTACCTTTAAACCGAATTGTTTGCAATGTTGTGcgactttaaaaatatttactgtGTTTTATTCAATATCAGCTCTGATGACGTCGACGCTATCCGTTTATATAGCATCACAGATCACAACGATAGAAAAACAGTTTGGATTCACAAGTACTCAAAGTGGTCTATTAATGAGTTGTAATGATATTGGTTACTTGGCTGTGACTCTCTTTGTCAGCTATTTTGCAGATATATTGCATGCCCCTCGGGTTCTTTCCTTTTCAACATTATTATTCGGTGCAGCCGGAATGATTTGTGCAATACCATACTTTGTTTCACCAATGTATTCAAAATCGATTTTGTCCAAAACGTCGAATGTAAGTCGGAGTGGAGATTCCTTCGGAAAGATGATGTCATCAGGACAACTGTGTAAAGCGTCATCAATTTTTGACCAATCAAATTCCAATATGAGCTGCAGTTCACAATCAGATTCCAATACCTCTTTAGGCGTTGCTAACGAATTTACTCCTGTAGCCATGACACTTATTGCAATTGGAATGATAGTTCAAGGGATTGGCAAGTCTCCAAGAAATGCTTTTATTACTACATATATCGACAATAATGTTAAGAAAACACAAACAGCTATTTACATCG GTAGTGTAATGGCCGTAGCTATATTTGGACCGGTACTGGGATTTGGATTTGGTGGTCTATTCAGTAAAATTTATGTCACCTTAGAAG ATGTAGATATTTCGCCACGTGACCCAAGATGGATTGGCGCATGGTGGCTTGGATTCCTAACATTCGGAATAGGAAGTTTATTAACTGCACTTCCGGTCATGTGTTTTCCAAAAAGATTTCATGTGAAACAAACCAAGGTTAACACGAAAGTActgaagaagaaaagaaaaattagAATGATAGAAGGAACTAGAG GATTTTTTAAAGATCTATTCGGACTGCTTCGTAACAAATTGTATGTACTGATCAATGTTAGTAGGTGTATGATCCTTATTGTAGTAAGCGGGAGTGTTGCATTCGGACCAAAATACATTGAAACTCAATTCACATTGCCGGCTTGGAAGTCCAATTTAGTAATAG GTGTAACCCGTATTATTGCAGTATCATTCGGCACATTCGTCGGTGGATATATAACGTCCAAAAAGAAACTTCCACCGCTAGGATGTGGAAGACTGATCGTTATTCTGTCATTGTTTACCATTGTCCACTACTTTATACTCATGTTCCTGGGTTGTCCAACTCCCAAAATAATTGGATACGACAG aaatttcACTAATGCATCGGACACCTGTACAAGTAATTGCAACTGCAATTCTGAGGGTTATTTCCCTGTGTGCGGTTCGGATAACAAGAATTACTTTTCACCTTGTCATGCCGGCTGTTCTAGTACATCCAAATCACAG gGATTTACGAACTGTACATGTATCGATCCAACAGCGACAGCAACCCCAGGTTTATGTTCCACTGACTGTCAAATGTTGGTTCCATATCTTGTCGTCACCTGTGTGTTTAGTTTGGTAGAAGCAATAGCTATTATGCCAAGTTTCATGTTCATGTTGAG ATCAGTTAAGGAAAAGCAGAAAGGAATAGCTATAGCAATGTTCGCATTTATTTCAACTTTATTGG gtTGGTTCTTAGGGCCtgttatttttggagaaattaTTGATATGTGTTGCAAAATATGGAGCTCTCGGTGTGGAGTAAAGGGATCATGCGCGTTGTACAACAATTTGAACTTTCGGTATGCCATCTATGGTTTCAGCCTCATTCTGAGATGCATTGTTCTAATAGTAGAAATCGTGACCTACTTCATTGCAAGAAAGAAAACAGATTGGAGTATTGGAGAAACTAGACGTGAAAGTAAAATAGACAATCCTGAAAAACATAATTTCATCGTTGATGAAGGGGATAACAATGAAAACAACAGATACATACAGACATGTTGA